CCTGCCGTGGGAGATGGGCCTGACCGAGGCGCATCAGGTTCTGGCGATGAACAACCTGCGCAGTCGCGTGACGCTGCGCACGGACGGCGGTCTGCGGACCGGCCGGGACATCGTCATGGCCGCCATGATGGGCGCCGAGGAATACGGCATCGGGACAGCGGCGCTGATCGCGATGGGCTGCATCATGGTGCGTCAGTGCCAGTCGAACACCTGCCCGGTGGGCGTGTGTACGCAGGACGAGGCCCTGCGCGGGAAGTTCACCGGCAACGCCGACAAGGTGGTGAACCTGATCACCTTCTACGCGCAGGAAGTCCGCGAGATCCTCGCCTCCATCGGGGCGCGCAGCCTTGACGAGGTGATCGGTCGCGCCGACCTGCTGAGCCAGGTCAGCCGTGGGGCAGAGCATCTCGACGACCTCGACCTGAACCCGCTGCTGATCCGCGTCGACGGCTCGGACGACATCGTCTACGACCGCAACAAGCCGCGGAACCCGGTGCGCGACACGCTGGACGCCGAGATCGTGCGCGATGCCGCGCGCTTCCTCGAGGACGGCGAGAAGATGCAGCTGTCCTATGCGGTGATGAACACGCACCGCACCGTAGGCACGCGGGTCTCGTCGCACATCGTGTCGAAGTTCGGGATGCGCAACGCGCTGCAGCCCGACCACCTGCACATCAAGCTGTCGGGTTCCGCCGGTCAGTCGCTGGGCGCCTTTGCCGCCCCGGGGCTGAAGCTTGAGGTCTCGGGCGATGCCAACGACTACGTCGGCAAGGGCCTGTCGGGCGGCACCGTCGTGGTGCGTCCGCCGCTGGTGTCGCCGCTGGTGGCCGCCGAGAACACCATCATCGGCAACACCGTGCTCTACGGTGCCACGGACGGCTACCTCTTCGCGGCAGGCCGCGCGGGTGAGCGTTTCGCGGTGCGGAACTCGGGCGCCAAGGTGGTGGTCGAGGGCTGCGGCTCGAACGGCTGCGAGTACATGACCGGCGGCGTGGCGGTGATCCTTGGCGGGATCGGCGCGAACTTCGGCGCAGGCATGACCGGCGGGATGGCGTATCTCTACGATCCCGAAGGCAAGGCGCAGGACATGATGAACATGGAAAGCCTCGTGACCTGCCCGGTGACCGTGTCCGCATGGGAAGACGAGCTGAAGGCCCTGATCGAGCGCCACGTCGAAGAGACCCGCAGCCGCAAGGCGCAGGATATCCTGCAGCACTGGGATCTCGAGAAGGCGAACTTCGTGCAGGTCTGCCCGAAGGAGATGCTGAACAAGATCCCGCATCCGCTGGGGATCGAGGATCAGATCGCCGTACCGGCGGAGTAAGACAAGGGGGCGGCCTTCGGGCCGCCCTTTTTCGTGGGAGAGGGGCCGGCTGGCGGAAGCCGTCCCGCGGGGCGTTCCCGGCGGGGCCGGTAGGTGTTGTCGCAAGCCGGGGCTGGCGCCCGTGAGTGCGGGGGGCATTCCGGGCAGGACTGGGACGCCCTGGGATCGCTTGCCTTGGGCGATAAGGTCCGATCTTGCCACAATCTGCACCAAGTCACACCCAATTGCGCCTTCAGGATGTGACCCTCTGCCAAGGGGCCGGATGCGGTGTTTTCATGGGGTCCGCCTTGGCTTTCTCATTTGCGGGGTGCCGGTCTCTGCCCGGCGCGCCCTGTCTTTCCGGGGCCGGTTGTCCGGTGTAGAACGGCGATATGGCAGGCAGGAAACAGAAGTCCACGGGCAAGACGCGGGAGAAGCCGCAGGCGCCCCGGGTTCGTCCCGGTCGATGGCTTATGCGCTGGACGCTGCGGTTGGGAGTGATCATGGGCGTGCTGGTGATCGGGGCAGTGGTGCTGTTCAGCGTGGTGAACCCGCCGACGACCCATACCATCTGGGCGGAACGGCAGCGTCTGGGCGCGGTCGAGCACCAGTGGGCCGACCTCGACGCGGTGGCGCCGGTCATGGTGCGGGCGGTGGTCGCTGCCGAGGACGCAAATTTCTGCAGGCACTGGGGCTTTGATATGGATGCGATCCGCGCGGCCATCGCCTCTGGCGCGGACCGTGGCGGGTCGACGATCAGCCAGCAGGTGGTTAAGAACGTCTATCTCTGGCAGGACAGAAGCTATATCCGCAAGGCGCTGGAGGCGATCCTGACACCGGCGGTGGAAACCCTCTGGTCGAAGCGCCGGATCGTCGAGGTCTATCTGAACATCGCAGAGTTCGGCGAAGGTGTGTTCGGCATCGACGCGGCGGCGCGCCACTATTTCGGAGTGGCACCGGCGGATCTGTCCGCGCAGCAGGCGGCGCTTCTGGCCGCGGTGCTGCCCAGCCCGAAGAAACGCAGCGCCTCTAACCCCTCGAACGCGGTCAGCCGCCGCGCGCGCGCGATTCGGGACGGGGCGGCGACGATCCGGGCGGACGGGCGCGCAGCCTGCTTCGAGTAGGCGTTGATTGGCCCATTATCCCCTCGCAGGCATTGAAACCGGGGGCCGATGACGACTAAGAGGGGCTGTTCCCGCGATCAACAGGACCATCATGGCCAAGCTTTACCACGTGCCGCTTTCCCCTTTTTGCCGCAAGGTTCGCCTGAGCCTCGCCGAGAAGAAGATCGAATGCGAGTTGGTGGAAGAACGCTACTGGGAACAGGACCCCGACTTCCTGCGGCGCAACCCGGCGGCCAAGGTCCCGGTGCTGCGCATGGATGGCAAGACCATGGCCGAAAGCGCGGCGATCTGCGAGTGGATCGAAGAGAAGTACCCCGAACCCGCGCTGATGCCGCGCGGCGCCGATGCGCGCTATGAGGTGCGGCGCATCGTCGGCTGGTTCGACGACAAGTTTCACAACGAAGTGACGTCGAAGCTGCTGTACGAGCGGGTGAACAAGAAGGTCATGAAGGCCGGGTTCCCCGACAGCGGCAACGTCAAATCTGGCGCCAAGGCGATCAAGTACCACCTCGATTACCTCGCGTGGCTGCTGGATCACCGGCGCTGGCTGGCCGGGGATTCGATGACGCTGGCGGATTTCGCTGCCGCGGCGCATCTTTCCTCGCTCGATTATATCTCGGACGTCGACTGGAACCGCTCTGCGGTGGTCAAGGACTGGTACGCCAAGATCAAGTCGCGCCCCGCCTTCCGCTCGATCCTCGCCGATCAGGTGCCGGGCTTCCCGCAGCCCGCGCACTACTCGGACCTCGATTTCTGAGACCTCCCGCCTGCGGGCAGGGGGCCTTCAGGGGGCGTAGATGCCCGGCACCGTGGGGCCGTCGAAGCAGGCTGTGTGATCCCGTCCAGATGCTAGCCGGTCCGCGCCCCCTCTTTGCGCAGGCGCCGCTTGTAGGTGGCGACACGGTAGAGGTAGACGGCGACGATACAAGTGACCACGGCGGTCGAGACCGGGTTCAGCCATTGCGCGACCAGATCGTATTGCGACTGTAGCGCGTAGCCCGCGAAGGCCAGAAGTGCCGTCCAGAGGAGCGTGCCCAGCGTGGTATAGGCCAGGAAGCGACCCATCGGCATCTTCGCGACCCCGGCGGGCACAGAGATGAAGGTGCGGACGGTGGGGATCAGGCGCCCGAGGAAGACCGCCGCGCCGCCGTGCCGCTGGAACCAGCCATTGGCCCGGTCGAGTTCATCCGGTGTGATGGTCAGCCAGCGCCCGTGCCGGTCGGCAAGGCGGCGCAGGCGCTCCATGCCGATTTTCGCGCCGATCCAGTACCACAGCAGCGCCCCGGCGATGGAGCCCAATGAGCCGAAGAGGATCACCAGCCAGAGATTCTGTGCTCCCGTCGCGGCGTTGAACCCCGCAAGGGGCATGATGAGCTCCGAGGGGATCGGCGGAAAGACGTTCTCGATGAACATCAAGAGCCCGACCCCGAAGGAGCCGATGGCGTCGATGATGCCGGTGATCCAGTCGAACATTGTGGGGCCTTTTGGTCGTGCATGGGGTGAACCCGCAGGGGCAGGAAAGGTTCAGGGGAGCGGGAAGGCAATGCCCAGTTCTGGCAAGTCTGCCGCTCGTGGTTTGTCCGGTTTCGCAAGGGACATTTCGAAGGGTAAGTGGCGCAGACAAGAGGCGTCATTTGAACTGCTTGCCGCAGATGTCTTGAGACCTTGCAATCCATCACCGGGCGCGGAATCAAGGCCGCAGGCCGCCGCGCCATCGCCGGGCCGTCCGGGGGCCCGGCGATTTGTCTGATGCTGGCGCGACCTGACCGGGTTGTACGGACTTTGCAGGGATAAACTGCCTTCCAGAGACCACGGTTCGCCGAACCACGGCCCCGCGATGGCGCGGCTCATCGTGCGTGGCGACCGCAGCAGTCGTGGCGCGGCCAATTCCTGAAATGGTTCGGCACACGGAACTGGGGTTAAACCAGACGTGTGCAACTTGAGGCTCTGGGCGGGGATCGACCACACCCAAGAAAAAGCCCCCGCAGTCACCTGCGGGGGCCCTGAAGCGCGTCTTGGCTGCGCTCAATCCTTGTGCAACTGGCTGACGTCGCGCACCGCGCCCTTGGCGGCGGAGGTGGTCAGCGCGGCATAGGCCTGCAGCGCCGTCGTGACCTTGCGCTTGCGCACCTCTGCGGGCTTCCAGCCCTTCTCGTCCTGCGCGGCACGGCGTGCGGCCAGCGTCGCGTCATCCACCATCAGGTTGATCGTGCGGTTGGGGATGTCGATCTCGATCTTGTCGCCCTTTTCCACCAGACCGATGGCGCCGCCCTCTGCCGCCTCGGGAGAGACGTGGCCGATGCTGAGGCCCGAGGTGCCGCCCGAGAAACGCCCGTCGGTCAAGAGCGCGCAGGCTTTGCCGAGGCCCTTCGACTTCAGGTAGGAGGTCGGGTAGAGCATTTCCTGCATGCCCGGACCGCCTTTCGGCCCCTCATAGCGGATCACGACCACGTCGCCTTCCTTCACCTTGCCGGTGAGGATGTCCGACACGGCGGCATCCTGCGATTCGCAGACATGCGCGGTGCCGGTGAAGGTCAGGATCGAGGCGTCGACGCCCGCCGTCTTCACGATGCAGCCTTCCTGCGCGATGTTCCCGAAAAGCACCGCCAAGCCGCCGTCCTGCGAAAAGGCGTGCTCTTTCGAGCGGATGACGCCGTTTTCGCGGTCCTTGTCGAGTTCCTTGAAGCGGTTCTCGGTGGAAAACGCCTTGGTCGTGCGCACGCCGCCCGGGGCCGCCTTGAACAGGCTTTCGGCCTCGGGGTTGTTGGCGACCTTGATGTCCCAATGCGCGATAGCCTCGCCCATGGTGGTCGAATGCACGGTCGCGCATTCCTCGTGCAGCAGACCCGCGCGGCTGAGTTCGCCGAGGATCGAGAAGATGCCACCGGCGCGGTGCACGTCTTCCATGTGGACGTTCTCGATATTGGGCGCGACCTTGCAGAGGCAGGGCACCTTGCGCGACAGCCGGTCGATGTCGTCCATGGTAAAGCTCACCTCGCCCTCCAGCGCGATGGCGAGCAGGTGCAGCACGGTGTTGGTGGACCCGCCCATGGCGATGTCGAGCGACATGGCGTTCTCGAAGGCCTCAAACGTCGCGATCTCGCGCGGCAGCAGGCCGGTCTCTTCCAGCTCGTAATGGCGGCGGGTGATCTCGACGATCTTGCGCCCCGCTTCGAGGAAGAGGTGCTTGCGGTCGGCGTGGGTGGCCAGCGTCGAGCCGTTGCCCGGCAGCGCCAGACCCAGCGCTTCGGCCAGACAGTTCATCGAGTTCGCGGTGAACATGCCAGAGCACGACCCGCAGGTCGGGCAGGCGTTTTCCTCGATGTGCTGGACCTGCTCGTCGGTGTAGGTCTCCGACGCGGCGGCGACCATGGCGTCGACCAGGTCGACCTTTTTCACGTCGAGGTCGGCGAGGTCGATCTTGCCCGCCTCCATCGGACCGCCCGAGACGAAGATCGCGGGGATGTTCAGGCGCATGGCGGCCATCAGCATTCCCGGCGTGATCTTGTCGCAGTTCGAGATGCAGACCATGGCGTCGGCGCAATGGGCGTTGACCATGTACTCGACCGAGTCCGCGATGATCTCGCGCGAGGGCAGGGAATAGAGCATCCCGTCGTGGCCCATGGCGATGCCGTCGTCCACCGCGATGGTGTTGAATTCCTTGGCGACGCCGCCGGCCTTCTCAACCTCACGGGCGACCATCTGGCCAAGGTCCTGCAGGTGGACGTGGCCGGGCACGAACTGGGTGAAGCTGTTGACGATGGCGATGATCGGTTTGCCGAAGTCGTCGTCTCCCATGCCGGTCGCGCGCCAGAGGCCGCGGGCCCCTGCCATGTTGCGGCCGTGGGTACTGGTTCTCGATCTGTAACGGGGCATCGGACCCTCCCTGAATGCGGTTCCGGGCGGGTATAGCGGGGTGGTCCCTGCTTGTGAAATATATTATTCTGCGCTGATTGGGTCCCGAGGCATATCAATGGATACCCGACAGCTTAGGCATTTCGTGGCGGTGGCCGAGACGCTGCACTTTGGCCGCGCGGCAGAGCGTCTGGGCATGACGCAGCCGCCGCTCTCGCAGTCGATCCGCGCGCTCGAGGCGGGGCTGGGCAAGGCGCTGTTCGCCCGGACGCGGCGGTCCGTGGCCCTCACCCCCTTCGGCGAGGCCTTCCTGCCCCATGTCCGCGCGGCGCTGGCGGGCGTCGAGGGCCTGCGCGTGACCGCCGAGGCACTGCGCGGCGGCGCCGCGGGGCGGCTGGCGCTGAGCTTCGTGTCGACGGCAGACTACTCGGTGCTGCCCGCGCTGGTGCAGGGGTTTCGCGCGCGCTACCCGGGCGTGGAACTTGCGCTGACCGAGATGACCAGCGACATGCAGATCGCCGCCCTGATCGAGGGCAAGGGCCACGCGGGCATCGTCATCCCGCACGGGGACGACCCGCTGCCGCAGGCGCTGTCCTACCGCCGACTGCTGGCCGAGCCGCTGGTCGTGGCAGCCCCCGAAAGCTGGGTGGCTGAAGGCCGCCTGCCCGAGGGGCCCCGATTGTCTCCGGAAGCGGTGATCGACAAACCGCTGATCGTCTTCCCGCGCCGCGCCGCGCCGCTGTTTCACGACCTCGTCACCGGCTTCTACACAGCGCGCGGCGTGCGTCCGCAGGTGGCGCAGCACGCGATCCAGATGCAGACGATCATCAGCCTCGTCTCGGCTGGCATGGGGCTGGCGCTGGTGCCGCGCTCGCTGAAGAACCTCGCGCGGGCGGGGGTGGTCTACCGCGACCTCGACGGCACGGCCCCTGTGCTGGAAACCGGCATCGCCTGGCGCCGCGCGGACGAAACGCCCACGCTGCGCAACTTCCTCGCGCTAGTCGAAGAGGGCGCGGTGGTGGCAAAGGGCGACGCAAGCGGATAGGAGGAGAGGGCGTGCTGCCCCCGTCCCTGCGGGACTCCCCCGAGGGCTATGCGCAAGACATTGCCCCTGTTTTCGCGTCTGCGAAGATAGGGGTGGTCGGTTTCCTTGATGGCCATCGAAGAAGCCGGTGACGGGCGGGCCTCCCCGACGAATGACCCGATCCGCGCTCGCAAAGGATCCTGCCACCCGTCACATCTGTCCACTTCACCTCCACATCCGCCAGCTGGATCAACCAGGTCGAACGGTGGGTCGCGGATCTGACCCGAACGCAGCTGCAACGTGGCGTGCACAGCTCAGCCGCCGAACCGGAGGCCGACATGACAGCCTTCATCGCAGGGCGTCATCGTAATCCAGCTGCAAGAGCGCGCCGGACAACGGCGCATCGTCGAGCTGCGTGTCAGACAGGCCGATCCGGGCCGTCGTGATGAACAGCGTGCGGCCATCGCCGCCGAAGGCACAGCTTGTCGGGCGCGGCACCGGCAGGCGGATCCTGAGGTCGAGCACACCGTCCGGCGCGATCCGAAGGATCGCAGAACCATCGAACAGGACGCTGAGAAAATAGCCCTCGGGATCCATGGCGAGTCCGTCCGGTTTTCCATCGGCCGGGTTCATGCCGAAAAACGGTCGCCGGTTCTCGACTTTCCCGGAAACAGGATCGAAATCGTAGGCGTATATTTTGCCCTTGTGCGAGTCCGTGAAATAAAAGGTTTTGCCATCGCGGCTCCATTCCAGCCCGTTGGGCAGGTCAAAGCCGGTATCGGCAATGTGCCATGTGCCATCGGGATCGAACCGGTAGAGGACACCGCTGCCCTTCTTGCCCTCCTTGTTCATGAGGCCGGCCCAAAGCCGACCCTGAGGATCGAACCTCCCGTCATTGAAGCGGAAGGCCGGATCGGCATGGGGCGCGCTGGCAATGTGCTCGATCTCACCGTCATCGCCCAGACGGGCAAGGCCGCAGTCCAGCCCCAGGACGATCTCGCCCGATGGGCTCTCCGCCAACAGGCCAGCGTCTGTGGGCAGTTCGGTCACCTCGTCACGCCCGGTTGCAGGATCGTAGGTGTGAAGTTGCCTTCCCATGATGTCGATCCACAGCAACCGTTCGCGCCGCGCGCTCCATATCGGGCTTTCCCCGATGGTCGCTTTGGCGCGGACCGCAACGGCAATATCGGGAACGACATCCTTCATCATCGTGCCTCCGGCACGGCGCATGCGATCCTGTCCCACGCGGCTGCTACCGCGCTCGGGCTATCGGCCGTGACCGCGCGCAAATCGCGGGGATAATCAACACCCTCCGCCTCAAGCGCGCGGGTTGCATGGAACTGCCCGTTCGCCGCCCGCAGCACCCAGCCCCCTTCGGTGCAGGCGTTGGACGCCAGGAACGCGACACCCGGTGCGACGGCCTCCGGCTTCAGGTCTTCCGGCTCGCCCTCGACGCCCCACATGCGGGTCTTGGCGACTGGAGAGACCGCGTTGACGAAGATGCCGTGCTCCAGGCCCTCGTCCGCGAGAACGTTGACGATCCCCACCGCGGCCATCTTCGCCGCTGCATAAGAGGCAAGGCCCTTCTGGACATATTGCGGATAGACGGCCCGGCAGGACGTGGTCAGGACAATCCGCCCATAGCCTGCCTGACGCATCCCGGGCCACGCGGCCTGAACCAGCCAGAGTGGCGCCTTGGCCATGATCGCCGTCATGTGGTCAAAGGACGACTCCCGCAGGTCCTCGACCCGTTCATAGGCCACCCACCCGGCATTGTGGATCACTGCGTCCAGGCGGCCTCGCACCCTCAGACAGTCTCGAACAAGTTCGCGGCATGCGTCCCGCGTGTCGATCGGAGTGCCGAAGGGGTGGGCGTCGATCCCCTCCGAACGCAACAGGGCAGTCGCATTTTCAGCAACCGCGCGGTTCTGCCCCCGACCATCGGAATCCGCACCCACGTCATGGACCAGGACCGTCGCGCCCAGCTGACCGACGGCGCGGGCATAGGCCAGGCCCAGGCCGCGGCCAGCACCGGTGATGAGCACGGTTTGTCCTTCGAAATCTGGCTCTTTCATCATTGCCTCCTTGGTTGCAGCGAAGATGGCAATGCCGGTATGATACTTCTAATATAAACTGAGCGGCTGATTGATATGATTTCGGTATCATGTGAAGATTCCCTCTCGGCGCGGGGAATGATCGACCTTCGCAAGATGGAGCAATTCGTGGCGGTGGCCGAAGAGTGCCATTTTCACCGTGCAGCTCAGCGTCTCGGAATGTCACAGCCGCCCTTGACGGTGGCGATCCGACGGCTTGAAGAGGATCTTGGCGTCGACCTGATCGAACGGGGCGGCAATCGTATGCTTGGGCTGACCGCAGCCGGGCAGGCCTTTTTGCATGAGGCGCGCGAGACGCTACGCCAAGCCGGTCATGCGATCGCGACAGCGCGCGAAACGGCAGCCGGGCGCACGGGCCTCATCCGGCTCGGCTATGTCGGCAGCGCGCTCTATGGGCGATTGCCCGATACGATCCGAACGTTTCGAAGGGCGCGACCGAACGTGCGCCTGGAACTGCATGAGGCAACGACAGCTGCCCAAATTGCCGGGCTCCGGGACGGCACGCTCGACGCCGGTATCGTCATCCCCCCGATAGCGGGGGCTGCGGGCATCGAGCTTCACGATTTCGACCAGGATCGGCTCTGCATCGCCCTGTCATTGGGCCATCATCTGGCGGGTAAAGATGATCTGTGCGTTGCCGACATCGCGGACGAGGATTTCGTACTGTGGCCGATGGTCGAGGGGCGCGGCTTCCACCTTCAGGTCATCCGCCTTTGTACTGATGCCGGGTTCGTACCGCGGGTCACGCAGGAGGCGCATGGAATGCATGCGGTTCTATCCCTTGTCGCGGTCGGTGCAGGTGTGTCGGTGGTTCCAGAAAGCATGAGGCAGTTCCGGCCGGATCAGATCACCTACCGGCCCATTGCCGAAGCCGGAGCAGACTTTCCGCTGTGTCTGGCTCTCCACAAGCCTGGTCCTGCGACCGTGGCCTTTAAAGAGATCGCCTTCCGTGGCGATTCCATATAGTTAGGTTTGCGGTCCCCGATACAGAAAGCTGCCGTTCGCGCATCACGCAGCATCCGGAAAAATGGGCCCACAGCCCGCTTTCGCCGCGCGATACACGAACGGCGGCTCCGTAGAATCCGAAAGGCCCTTGCTACGGATGCTCAGGGATGTTGACCGAAGGGACAGGGCAGATATTTGAACCAGGAAGAAACAGGAGTGGCAGATTTGCGCAGCGGGATGGCACGATCAGAGGAGCGGGCGCCCGGGATCGCAGGGCAGGCGCATCGTTCTTCTTTGGTCTTCCAAATACCTCGGGGGGCTGCGCAGCAGTGGGGGCAGAGCCCCCTCCGCCCCCCGATGCCGGGCGGCGCATTCATGGGAGGCGCGGCTTCATGACCCCGCTACGGGACCGCCTGAAGGCCGAAGCTGCCGCGGTGGGCTTCGCGGCCTGTCGGATCTGCCGGCCCGGCGATGTGCCCGAGGTGATGGCGCGCCTTCGCGCCTTCCTCGACGCCGGGTATCATGGGCAGATGGCTTGGCTTGCAGAGCGGGTGCAGTGGCGCGGGGCGCCTGACGTGCTCTGGCCCGAGGCGCGCTCGGTCATCATGCTGGCCGAGAACTACGGCCCCGGGACCGACCCTCTGGAGGTTCTGGAGCGCCGCGACCGCGCCGCTGTTTCGGTCTATGCGCAGGGGCGCGATTATCATGACGTGGTCAAGAAGCGGCTGAAGCGTCTGGGGCGCTGGCTGATCGCCGAGGCGGGGCCGGAGACCGAGATCAAGGTCTTCGTCGATACGGCCCCGGTGCCGGAAAAGGCGCTGGGGCAGGCGGCGGGGCTGGGCTGGCAGGGCAAGCATACCAATCTTGTTAGCCGGGACCTGGGGTCGTGGTTCTTCCTTGGCGCGATCTTCACCACGCTGGAGCTGCCCGTCGACGGGGCCGAGACCGACCATTGCGGCGGCTGCCGGCGGTGCCTCGACATCTGCCCGACCGGGGCCTTTCCCGCGCCCTACCGTCTGGATGCGCGGCGTTGCATTTCCTACCTGACCATCGAGCACCACGGCCCGGTCCCCGAGGATCTGCGCGCCCTCATGGGCAACCGCATCTATGGCTGCGACGACTGCCTTGCCGTTTGCCCGTGGAACAAGTTCGCCCGTCGCGCGGAGGAGCAGAAGTATCATGCCCGCGACGATCTGCGCGCGCCGGCGCTGGCCGAGCTGGCGGTGCTGGACGATGCCGCCTTCCGCGCCCGTTTCTCGGGCTCGCCGATCAAGCGGATCGGGCGCGACCGCTTCGTGCGGAACGTGCTCTATGCCATCGGGAACTCTGGCCGGCCAGACCTTCGGGGCGTGGCGCAGAATCTGACGGACGACCCGGACGCGACCGTCCGGGATGCCGCCGGCTGGGCGGTGCATCGGCTGTCGAATGCGACGCGGGAGGGGAGTGAGTGACCCCCGGCCAAAGCGTCTGTCGGGCGCCAAGCTGCCATCTCGGCGCCCGGAGCGACGCTAGGCGTTTCCTGGGAGAAAGGCTTTGTCACTCATGGATTAAATGGCAACATCGAAAGGATCGCGCAACCCCCGGCCAAGCGGACGTGATCTCTGTGACAGCGCGCTTGGATTTTGCGGGGCGGGCCCCATCTTTGCCGTGACTGCCCGCAGAGCCGACCGAGGAAGGACCCGAGATGACAAAATATGAACGAAGACCGGAAGTTATCCACAGCCTGACGCCCGAGCAGTATCGTGTCACGCAGGAGAACGGGACAGAGCGTCCGGGCACCGGCGAATTCCTGCACAACAAGCAGGCCGGGCTCTATGTCGACGTGGTTTCGGGCGAGCCTCTCTTTGCCAGCGCCGCGAAATACGAATCGGGTTGCGGCTGGCCCAGCTTCGTGAAGCCGGTGGAGCCGGACAACGTTGTCGAGCTGCGCGACACCACGCACGGAATGGTCCGGACCGAGGTCCGCTCGCGTCACGGCGACAGCCACCTCGGGCACGTCTTTCCCGACGGGCCGATGGATCGGGGCGGTCTGCGCTACTGCATCAACTCGGCCTCCCTGCGCTTCATCCCGAAGGACGAGATGGACGCCGAGGGCTACGGCCAATACATCGACCAGGTGGAGGACATCGCATGACCAAACGCGCCGTACTGGCGGGGGGCTGCTTCTGGGGCATGGAAGAGCTGATCCGCAAGCTGCCGGGGGTCACCGGAACCCGCGTCGGCTATACCGGTGGCGACGTGCCCAACGCGACCTATCGCAACCATGGCACCCACGCCGAGGGGATCGAGATCCTCTACGACCCCGAGCGGATCACCTACCGCCGCCTGCTGGAGTTCTTCTTCCAGATCCACGACCCGACCACGCTGAACCGGCAGGGCAACGACCTTGGTCTGTCCTATCGCTCGGCGATCTACTACGTGGACGAGGACCAGCGGCAGGTCGCGCTGGACACCATCGCCGACGTCGAGGCCTCCGGCATCTGGCCGGGCAAGGTGGTGACCGAGGTCGAACCCGTGGGCGACTTCTGGGAGGCGGAGCCCGAGCATCAGGATTACCTGCAGCGCTACCCGGGCGGCTACACCTGCCACTTCCCGCGCGCCGATTGGGTCCTGCCCAAGCGCGACGCCGCCGAATAGATCCCGCAGACGCCTTGCGGACGTGTTGGGTCTCCCGGATCCAGGGATAAGGCGGTCCTGTCAGGGCCGCCTTTGGCTTGTCGGGCGGGGCTTTTACCGAAGGCGCCTTGGAGCGGTGGGCTTTCCATGAAGGCCGCGTGCATCCCTGCCGCCACTTGCAATGACAGAAGCCCCGCGCTGTCGGCTCCGGGGTCGTGTTCGCGTTCTCCGTTGAGGGCGAAAGCAGAGTTCGCGATATCTGCGGACAGCGGACGATCCCCCTCGGGATCATGACGGACGCAATCGCCGGTATCGCATCGGGGGGGCAGAGCGATCCCGCGGATGGCCCTTGTCAGTGAGGTGCCGCGACCGGCTTTGAGGGCTGGCCTGACGCGTCGTCAGAGGTCGAGCCGGAAGTACCGCATGTAGGGCCGCATCTCCGGGAAGGCATTGGCGGTGGCGCTTTCGGCGTATCGCTCTGTGGGGGTGAAGCCGAGCGAGCCGGAAAGCCCCTGCATCTCTGCCGTATTCGACAAGGTGTCGACCAGCAGCGCCTTCAGGCCCATCTCGCGCGCGGCCTCTATCCGGGCGGTGACCAGCGCCCGGCCCAGCCCCGTGCCACGGCCCGCGGGCCGCACGTAAAGCCGCTTCAACTCGCCCCGGTCGCCCGGCAGCCGCGAGAGCGTCCCGCAGCCCAGCCACGTTCCGCCTGTCCCGACGCCAAGGCACAGCCTGCCGCGCGGGGGCAGGAAGTCGTCGATGTGGTCCCAGAAATCTGCGATCGGCGCCTCGGGCGGAATCGCCGGGCCGCCCAGTTGGGCCAGCCGTGAAAGGATG
This region of Ponticoccus alexandrii genomic DNA includes:
- a CDS encoding SDR family NAD(P)-dependent oxidoreductase, translated to MKEPDFEGQTVLITGAGRGLGLAYARAVGQLGATVLVHDVGADSDGRGQNRAVAENATALLRSEGIDAHPFGTPIDTRDACRELVRDCLRVRGRLDAVIHNAGWVAYERVEDLRESSFDHMTAIMAKAPLWLVQAAWPGMRQAGYGRIVLTTSCRAVYPQYVQKGLASYAAAKMAAVGIVNVLADEGLEHGIFVNAVSPVAKTRMWGVEGEPEDLKPEAVAPGVAFLASNACTEGGWVLRAANGQFHATRALEAEGVDYPRDLRAVTADSPSAVAAAWDRIACAVPEAR
- a CDS encoding LysR substrate-binding domain-containing protein, with protein sequence MIDLRKMEQFVAVAEECHFHRAAQRLGMSQPPLTVAIRRLEEDLGVDLIERGGNRMLGLTAAGQAFLHEARETLRQAGHAIATARETAAGRTGLIRLGYVGSALYGRLPDTIRTFRRARPNVRLELHEATTAAQIAGLRDGTLDAGIVIPPIAGAAGIELHDFDQDRLCIALSLGHHLAGKDDLCVADIADEDFVLWPMVEGRGFHLQVIRLCTDAGFVPRVTQEAHGMHAVLSLVAVGAGVSVVPESMRQFRPDQITYRPIAEAGADFPLCLALHKPGPATVAFKEIAFRGDSI
- the queG gene encoding tRNA epoxyqueuosine(34) reductase QueG → MTPLRDRLKAEAAAVGFAACRICRPGDVPEVMARLRAFLDAGYHGQMAWLAERVQWRGAPDVLWPEARSVIMLAENYGPGTDPLEVLERRDRAAVSVYAQGRDYHDVVKKRLKRLGRWLIAEAGPETEIKVFVDTAPVPEKALGQAAGLGWQGKHTNLVSRDLGSWFFLGAIFTTLELPVDGAETDHCGGCRRCLDICPTGAFPAPYRLDARRCISYLTIEHHGPVPEDLRALMGNRIYGCDDCLAVCPWNKFARRAEEQKYHARDDLRAPALAELAVLDDAAFRARFSGSPIKRIGRDRFVRNVLYAIGNSGRPDLRGVAQNLTDDPDATVRDAAGWAVHRLSNATREGSE
- the msrB gene encoding peptide-methionine (R)-S-oxide reductase MsrB, whose amino-acid sequence is MTKYERRPEVIHSLTPEQYRVTQENGTERPGTGEFLHNKQAGLYVDVVSGEPLFASAAKYESGCGWPSFVKPVEPDNVVELRDTTHGMVRTEVRSRHGDSHLGHVFPDGPMDRGGLRYCINSASLRFIPKDEMDAEGYGQYIDQVEDIA
- the msrA gene encoding peptide-methionine (S)-S-oxide reductase MsrA, coding for MTKRAVLAGGCFWGMEELIRKLPGVTGTRVGYTGGDVPNATYRNHGTHAEGIEILYDPERITYRRLLEFFFQIHDPTTLNRQGNDLGLSYRSAIYYVDEDQRQVALDTIADVEASGIWPGKVVTEVEPVGDFWEAEPEHQDYLQRYPGGYTCHFPRADWVLPKRDAAE
- a CDS encoding GNAT family N-acetyltransferase, which translates into the protein MAYSLHLPETAPDRGAMTALLAEYYADILSRLAQLGGPAIPPEAPIADFWDHIDDFLPPRGRLCLGVGTGGTWLGCGTLSRLPGDRGELKRLYVRPAGRGTGLGRALVTARIEAAREMGLKALLVDTLSNTAEMQGLSGSLGFTPTERYAESATANAFPEMRPYMRYFRLDL